TACTGAGCCGAAGTTTGTCTGTTCCGCTTAAACAGGCGGCGAATTTGGCTGACTATATGGCGAATGGAGATTTTAGTCGTGATATTAAATCCACGAGTAAAGATGAAGTGGGTCAGTTGCTCAGTTCCATGAGTTCTATGACCGTGACTTTAAGAAAAACAATGCAAAATGTAACGCAGAGCGCAGAACAGATCACGGACTTGGTGGAAGAGGTCAATCAATTAACGGAAGCCAACAGTAAAGCAATTTACAGCCAGCAACAAAATACCGAGCAAGTCGCAACGGCAATGAGTGAAATGGCGGCGACGGTTAATGACGTCGCGTCTAGCGCAAATGGCGCGTCGACTGCGACAGATCAAGCGGATGATCAATTACAAAAAGGAAATTTAACGGTCGTCACCACGGAAACGGCGAATGACAAGCTGGCCAAAATATCGGTCGCATCTTCAGAGAAAATGGACACAGTAAAAGAAAGCACGGCGGAAATTGGCGGGATTGTACAAGTAATAAATAGCATTGCAGAGCAAACTAATTTATTAGCGCTTAATGCGGCGATTGAATCGGCTAGGGCGGGTGAGCAAGGGCGAGGTTTTGCTGTGGTAGCTGATGAAGTGAGAGCGTTAGCGGGGCGAACCCAAGATGCCACCCAAGAAATCCAAAAGTTAATTGGTGAATTGCAAGTGCACGCAACGTCTGCGGTCGAGTCGATCCAAGAGAGTACGGATTGTGTCGCTGAAAGTGTTAGTCATGCAGTAAAGACCAAAGAAGCCTTCGCCAATATTACCGATGTGGTGAGCGAAATTAGTAAAATGAACACTCAAATAGCGACTGCGAGTGAAGAGCAGTCCGTGGTGGCGGAGCAAATCAGTCAAAACCTTGAGGCGATTAAAGAATCCGGTGCGGAAGTCTTACATAGTTCGGAGGTGACATCACAGCGAACCGATAACTTAAGCGGTCATGCGAAAGATCTCAAGCAGTTGATGGGCCAGTTCACAGTCTAATTTATGATAACGTTTACACTTGGGTGGATTCCTAATCGGTACGATTACTTAATGCTTTATTAACAATATTCAGTGTAAAAAAAGGGTCTCATAATAACGCCTTAAATCACATCATAATCGAGTCATAGAGCGTAAAAAGGGCAACTCAATAGCTTAATGCCGATCGTTTAGCTACTTGAACGATCCTCCAGAGGCCTCATAATCGGTCGTAACGTAAGTTACGGCCGATTTTTTATGTCTGAGTTTTCAAAAGAGTTACAGGTTACCGCAGAGTTTTGCCACGAACGTCCAATCGATGTGTTTAATAAACACATTCCTTGGGAATGGGTTGAAGAAGCTGTTCAACAAACTGGACGAGTATCGCTCAGAAAGCGACGCCTCCCCGCAGAGCAAGCTGTTTGGTTAGTATTAGGGATTGGGCTCCAACGTAATCGCTCCATTCAAGATGTCTGCGACAAGTTGGAGTTAGCATTCCCTGATGTAGATGGTGAACTCACACCTATGGCAACAAGCAGTATTATCAAGGGGAAAGAACGCCTCGGCGATAAACCTATGCGTTACTTATTTAAAACTACAGCCCAACAGTGGGAGCAACAATCAGACTTTGACGAAGTTTGTGGCTTAAAGCTTCTTAGTGTCGATGGAACGTATTTCAAAACTCACAATACCGAAGAAAATCAGCATTTTGGGTTTGCTCAAAAAGGTGCATCATTTCCAAGCGTGTTGGCAGTAACATTAATGTCTACACGTAGCCACCTTGTGTCCGATGCTGCTTTTGGACCAGTAACAAACAGTGAAATATCATATGCCCAACAACTTGTGGGGTCAGCACCAGATGACTCATTAACACTTTTTGATAGAGGGTTCACTTCTGCGGAGTTATTTACCAGCTGGCAGGGTGCTAGCAGTAACAGCCACTGGTTAACACCAATCAAAACCAAAATGCGCTATGACATAATCGAGAGTTATACTGATTATGATCATCTCATTGAGATGCCTGTTTCACCACAAGCTCAAAAGCAGACTCCCTATCTTGGCAAGAGATGGCAAGCACGCCTTATTCTAATTCCAACCCCTAAAGGTGAAATCAAAGGCTTCATTACTTCGTGCTTATGCCCTGAGCGCTATCTGTTTGATGACTTAGTTAAAGTGTATTGGGAGCGTTGGGAAATCGAACGCAGTTACGGCGAACTAAAGCAGTATCAGTTACAAAACAAACCAACATTACGAAGTAAGAAAAAAGTCGGGATATATCAGGAGCTATGGGGAATATTAACCAGCTATAACATCGTGAGGCTGGAAATGGCTGAGATGGCTAAACAACATGAAGTTGAGCCTCTACGGATCAGCTTCATTAATGCCTTATTTTTGATTATGGATGAGATGATTTGGGCGAGCGACACTCGAAGTCCAGGAGCGATACCAAAAAACTTAAAAGCTCTCAGGGACAATGGGAAGCGGCTTATTCTCCCCAAGAAACGGAAAAGGAAACCATACCCCAGAGCGGTTTTAAAAAAGCCAGCCCGATACCCCAATAAACATGCCACTCGCTCTTAAGCGAGTGGCATTAAGCGCTAGGCTCCGATTTTTCTATCTGTGTTTTGCTCGTTAGAGACGGCGATGGTTAGGAGGTCGGGCACTTGTCTACAGAGACACGTCTTACCAATGTTGGAGAGAAAATCATCGGTTCTGGTTCTGGTGGATTACCTTGGGCTAACGCAAGGGCAAGGTTCGCTGCCTTTTCTGCCATCATTTTAATCGGGTAACGTATGGTGGTGAGTTTTGGATGAACATAGCGAGCGATTAAACCATCATCAAACCCGATAATCGACATTTGGCTAGGTACCTTAATGCCGTTTTCTTCCATGATCGAAAGAGCCCCCGCTGCAATATTATCGTTATAAGCCACGATGCCGGTAATCGGCAGTGATTTCGTCAATAAATTGGTCATTGCTGCTTCGCCACCTTCACTGTTTGGCTCTCCGTACTCTATATAGCTAGAAGACAGTGAAATATCGTTATCTTTCAATGCGGCTAAATAACCAGCAATACGTTCGTCAGCATCTTCTATTTTGTGAGAAGAGCCAATGCACGCGATTTGGCGATGACCGTTACGAATTAAGTACTCTGTCGCTAGATAAGCACCACGGTAGTTATCCAGAGAAATACAACGGTGTGCAAGCTCAGGAATGTGGCGATTAACTAAGACCAACCCTTTAACTTCATTGGCATAAGCGATGAGTTCTTCATCTGATAATGCTTTGGAGTGAATAATGAGTGCTTCGCAACGGCTGTTGATCAGCAGCTCAATGGCGCTACGCTCGTCGTTTTCATCGTGGTATCCGTTACCAATCAGAATGTGCTTACCTTGTGAGTGAGCAACTTCATCAACAGATTTTACCATGGTACCGAAAAAGGGATCAGAAACGTCACTGACGAGAACGCCCACGGTGTTGGTACTTTGGCTGACTAATGCACGTGCATTGGCGTTAGGGCGGTAACCAAGCAGTTTCATCGCTCGACTAACAGATTCGATGGATTTGACACTTGCTTTAGGAGATTTATTGATCACGCGAGACACGGTGGCAACAGATACCCCAGCTTCACGAGCCACATCTTTGATGGTAGCCATAATGTTCCTTATTCTAATACTCAATCTATTAAACTACGTAAATACGATGATAGCAATCGGCGTTACACTAATAGATGATAACTGACATTAAGTTATTATATTTTAAGTAATAAAATCAGTGTAAAGGTTTACCCAAAAACAAAAAAAGAGCGGACTGGCCGCTCTTTTCATTGTGAGATAACAAGCACTCCTATTAGGAACTAAACAAGTGGCCATTAATCATTAGGTGGGCGCCAATACTGACGAAATAACCGATGGCAATCACCGGGGTCCATTTTAGGTGGCCAAAGAAAGTGTATTTACCGTGCGCCGCGCCCATTAACGCGACACCCGCAGCGGAGCCAATGGATAATAAACTGCCCCCAACGCCTGCGGTGAGAGTGACCAATAACCAGTTACCTAAATCCATTTCTGGCTGCATGGTTAATACTGCAAACATCACGGGAATATTATCGACGATGGCGGATAAGATCCCGACAACGGTATTGGCTAAAATTGGGTCCCATTGAGTGTACATCACCTCAGAAATAACACTCAAATAGCCAATTAGGCTTAAACCGCCCACACACATCACAACGCCATAGAAAAACAGTAATGTGTCCCACTCGGCGCGAGACACCCTTTGAAATACATCGAATGGGACTACCGAACCAAGGCGTTTTAATGCGGCTTCGTCATGAATTGCTTCTGCCCGCGCTCGTTTCTTAGCAAGCGACCCTCCTAATGTCTTACGTAAGAAGTAACTAAAGAACTGCAAGTAAGCCAATCCCATCATCATGCCTATTACTGGCGGGAAGTGCAGTACGCCATGGAATGCGACAGCGGTGCCGATAGTGAGTAGGAACAAAAAGACAATTCTCTTCGCGCCACGTTTTAATTCAATGACTTCGCCTGAAGCGGATGGGTGTCCTTTGGGAATAAAAAACGACATGATCAAAGCTGGCACTAGGTAGTTAAGTACCGAAGGTAAAAACAGACTTAAGAATTGATTAAAGGTCACTAAGCCTGTTTGCCACACCATTAAGGTAGTGATGTCTCCAAATGGGCTAAATGCACCGCCAGCATTAGCTGCGATAACAATATTGACACAAGCTAAGTTGATGAAGCGGTCGTTGTCACCGCCGACTTTCATAACAACAGCACACATCAAAAGGGCGGTGGTTAGGTTATCGGCGATAGGGGATATAAAAAATGAAAGTATGCCGGTAATCCAAAATAATGAACGTAAATCGAACCCTTTGTTGACCATCCAAGCTTGTAAGGCATCAAATAATCTTCTCTCTTCCATGGCGTTGATGTAGGTCATCGCAACAAGTAGGAACAACAGCAGCTGAGCGTATTCCAATAGGTTGTGCTCAATCGCATGTTTGGCTACTTCTATTTGCCCTGCTTCTTGATAAGCAAAGCCAATGATCATCCAGATGAATCCAGCCGCTAGCAGGACGGGCTTAGACTTTTTCAGTTTGAGATATTCTTCACCCATGACCAATGTATAGGCAAGTGCAAAAATGATCAGTGCAGAATATCCAACCGGTGAGGTTGTGAAATCTAAAGATGGCTCGGAGGCAAAAACGGGCCCAGAGAAGAAGGCTAAACAGGATGCAAATAAGATTAAAACGACATTCATAATATGACTCAACTCCTTGAGAATATGAAAAGAATAGGGGTATTACAGTTGGAATTGTTAGTAATGGTTAAATTTTATTTAAAACTTTGATAAATAAACGTGAGCTATTGCATGTCTCGGTTGGTTTTCTTAACGGAAGAGAGTTTTTGCGAAGTAGGGAGCGTATAAAAGCCTCTGCGTATCGCTATTCAGAGGCTTAATTTTATAAGGTGACGTTAGTCTTGATTACTCAGGTGCTGATTCCGCTAGGTTCATCTCTGTTTTACGATTAAAGCTTATTGCGTATAAGCAAGGAATGACAAGTAACACGACGGGCAATGAAAACAGCAAGCCATAACCCAGCGTCAAGGACATTGGCCCCATATAAACGTCTGTGCCACCAATGCCATAGGCCAATGGCAACAGCCCCACAACGGTAGTAATAGAAGTTAACAAAATGGGCCTTAGGCGGCTTGTCGACGCGTTAATAACGGCGTCTAGTGTTGTTAACCCCTCTTGACGCAATTCGTTCATGCGGTTGATCAGCACTAAAGAATTATTTACCACAACCCCCGTCATGCCTAATACGCCAATCAGAGCAAATAAAGATAATGGCTGCATGTGGACAAACAACGCCATCAATGCCGCAACGACAGCAAACGGAATGACAGCCATGATCATCAAGGGTTGCAGGAGCGAGCCAAACATAATGGCGAGCACAAAGTAAATCCCAACCATGGCGGCAGGAAAGGCGACGAGGAACCCAGACATAGTTTCGTCGGTATTTTCTGCCTCGCCACCAATTTCTAAACGAACAGTATTGCCGACTTTGCTAGCCAGAGCGTCGGTTAGTTGGCTGCTCAATAAACCTGGGCTGAGATTATCATCAACTATCTGAGCACTAACCAAAACCTGACGATCGCCGCCATAATGCAGTATTTCTCGGGGCGCTTGCACTTCTTGTACTTTTGCAAGACGACTCAGTGGGACTTGCGCTCCACTTGGCGTTGATATTTTGGTGGTCTGTAGTTTCTCTAGGCTACGGTGCTGTTCGTCTAGCAATACACGAAGGTTGACTTCTTGGTCACCAATCCATGTTGATGTGACGTTTTCACCATCAAACGCGATACGAAGTGTGACCGCCAAGTCTTGCACTGTGAGGTTATAACGAGCTAACCATTCGTGCTGAGGCAAGATCTGCAATTGGGGGTCGGTAAGTGCTTCGTTATGTTTTACTTTATCTATGCTTGGCTGCTGCGCCATCCAGCCCGTCACCATCGCGAGTGCTTCGTTTCGCTCGGCATGGTTGTTGCTGATCACCCTGATTTCGACTGGTTCACCAGGGGGCGGCCCCCCTGCATCGACGGTGAATTTCACAAACGAAATAGCGTCTGTGGAACCCAGTTTAGCGTTGAGATCTTGAGCAATGTCATTGGCCGTGCGTTCTCTTTGTTTAAAGTTGGTCAGTGATATCAATCCATTACTGGCTGGATTTCCATAGGTCATTTGGAAGGCGGCCAGTTCATTTTCGCTCAGTGAAGCGACCGCTTTTTCCAGCTCGTCGTGGGCGTTACGAACGAGCTCTAGTGGTGTGCCGGGCGCAACCTCGGTGTATACCTCTATGTATTTTGCCGATTCACTTGGAAATAAATCTAACTTGATGGTGCTTAACAGCGTGGCGCTACCAAGTAAGGCCAGAATAGATAACGCAAGTACACTTTTCTTCCAGTTAAGGCACTGCGTTAATAACGCTTGATAGCGGCGAGTAACCGACTGGAAACGATCTTTTTTGTCCGTTTTGAGTGGCGCTTTTTCTAGTGACTTAGCAAGGTGAGCGGGTAGCGTAAATGTACATTCGGCTAATGAAAACAGCAGCGCTGCAATCACGGTTATCGGAATCACCATCACGGCTTTGCCCATTGACCCCGGAATAAAAAACATCGGGATGAACACTAAGGCTGTTGTAGTTAGGCTGGCGATGATTGGTATGATTACCTTTTGCACGCCTGACGTTGCAGCGTCTAGTGCCTTTTTGCCTTTTTCTTTTTCTTGGTAGATGCTCTCGGCAACAATGACAGAGTCATCCACAATGA
This DNA window, taken from Vibrio tapetis subsp. tapetis, encodes the following:
- a CDS encoding substrate-binding domain-containing protein; translated protein: MATIKDVAREAGVSVATVSRVINKSPKASVKSIESVSRAMKLLGYRPNANARALVSQSTNTVGVLVSDVSDPFFGTMVKSVDEVAHSQGKHILIGNGYHDENDERSAIELLINSRCEALIIHSKALSDEELIAYANEVKGLVLVNRHIPELAHRCISLDNYRGAYLATEYLIRNGHRQIACIGSSHKIEDADERIAGYLAALKDNDISLSSSYIEYGEPNSEGGEAAMTNLLTKSLPITGIVAYNDNIAAGALSIMEENGIKVPSQMSIIGFDDGLIARYVHPKLTTIRYPIKMMAEKAANLALALAQGNPPEPEPMIFSPTLVRRVSVDKCPTS
- a CDS encoding IS4 family transposase, yielding MSEFSKELQVTAEFCHERPIDVFNKHIPWEWVEEAVQQTGRVSLRKRRLPAEQAVWLVLGIGLQRNRSIQDVCDKLELAFPDVDGELTPMATSSIIKGKERLGDKPMRYLFKTTAQQWEQQSDFDEVCGLKLLSVDGTYFKTHNTEENQHFGFAQKGASFPSVLAVTLMSTRSHLVSDAAFGPVTNSEISYAQQLVGSAPDDSLTLFDRGFTSAELFTSWQGASSNSHWLTPIKTKMRYDIIESYTDYDHLIEMPVSPQAQKQTPYLGKRWQARLILIPTPKGEIKGFITSCLCPERYLFDDLVKVYWERWEIERSYGELKQYQLQNKPTLRSKKKVGIYQELWGILTSYNIVRLEMAEMAKQHEVEPLRISFINALFLIMDEMIWASDTRSPGAIPKNLKALRDNGKRLILPKKRKRKPYPRAVLKKPARYPNKHATRS
- a CDS encoding methyl-accepting chemotaxis protein, whose translation is MQWFKDLAISRKVLVLITIMLALLAITAGYAVSKMSLVGHEIEGIAKENMPLVQITSDITIKQLEAALVLEKALRYAQISGDHSQDEIKKLEQQNHRLGVEVEKEFKQAKDILIKAMSHALTPEILAVEQKLLNDLDRLIQEHKDYEQHTFQVLESISLGDTASINSEVEQLEGEQDELNHELTSFLFALEKVTEDSILFTQQEEEMALQGMMVIASISALLGLGFGFLLSRSLSVPLKQAANLADYMANGDFSRDIKSTSKDEVGQLLSSMSSMTVTLRKTMQNVTQSAEQITDLVEEVNQLTEANSKAIYSQQQNTEQVATAMSEMAATVNDVASSANGASTATDQADDQLQKGNLTVVTTETANDKLAKISVASSEKMDTVKESTAEIGGIVQVINSIAEQTNLLALNAAIESARAGEQGRGFAVVADEVRALAGRTQDATQEIQKLIGELQVHATSAVESIQESTDCVAESVSHAVKTKEAFANITDVVSEISKMNTQIATASEEQSVVAEQISQNLEAIKESGAEVLHSSEVTSQRTDNLSGHAKDLKQLMGQFTV
- a CDS encoding efflux RND transporter permease subunit, giving the protein MKSLLAYFAQRSFLARIITLMVLLIGFAAMSTLKMQELPDVAFAEVDITTQYPGASAQDIELNITNKIEKELKSVEGIKKYNSTSADGRSSISLELNESYDTVKVLADIQQAVDRVKGLPKDISDPPLVAQRSTSSFEVMTFGVVMPVSDVDLTEAEMANNNSALQNYARDLEKRLRSVAGVGNVTMTGFTEREYWIEVDPSKVSRYQLTFSDITSAINTRNLSLSGGVVESWNSEQRIVTLTQIHSVQELEQTIVDVLPTGEIIRIGDVATVSDTFEKATELGMVNGQSGIVFSVVKSANADIIATIDRIKALLENEEARLSGEFAFPISLNLADDMSDKFSIVTTNGGVGLILVLIVLSMVLKRQVAFWVSVSIPFCALGVMAVLPMMGMNLDSITLAALLLVIGIIVDDSVIVAESIYQEKEKGKKALDAATSGVQKVIIPIIASLTTTALVFIPMFFIPGSMGKAVMVIPITVIAALLFSLAECTFTLPAHLAKSLEKAPLKTDKKDRFQSVTRRYQALLTQCLNWKKSVLALSILALLGSATLLSTIKLDLFPSESAKYIEVYTEVAPGTPLELVRNAHDELEKAVASLSENELAAFQMTYGNPASNGLISLTNFKQRERTANDIAQDLNAKLGSTDAISFVKFTVDAGGPPPGEPVEIRVISNNHAERNEALAMVTGWMAQQPSIDKVKHNEALTDPQLQILPQHEWLARYNLTVQDLAVTLRIAFDGENVTSTWIGDQEVNLRVLLDEQHRSLEKLQTTKISTPSGAQVPLSRLAKVQEVQAPREILHYGGDRQVLVSAQIVDDNLSPGLLSSQLTDALASKVGNTVRLEIGGEAENTDETMSGFLVAFPAAMVGIYFVLAIMFGSLLQPLMIMAVIPFAVVAALMALFVHMQPLSLFALIGVLGMTGVVVNNSLVLINRMNELRQEGLTTLDAVINASTSRLRPILLTSITTVVGLLPLAYGIGGTDVYMGPMSLTLGYGLLFSLPVVLLVIPCLYAISFNRKTEMNLAESAPE
- the nhaD gene encoding sodium:proton antiporter NhaD, encoding MNVVLILFASCLAFFSGPVFASEPSLDFTTSPVGYSALIIFALAYTLVMGEEYLKLKKSKPVLLAAGFIWMIIGFAYQEAGQIEVAKHAIEHNLLEYAQLLLFLLVAMTYINAMEERRLFDALQAWMVNKGFDLRSLFWITGILSFFISPIADNLTTALLMCAVVMKVGGDNDRFINLACVNIVIAANAGGAFSPFGDITTLMVWQTGLVTFNQFLSLFLPSVLNYLVPALIMSFFIPKGHPSASGEVIELKRGAKRIVFLFLLTIGTAVAFHGVLHFPPVIGMMMGLAYLQFFSYFLRKTLGGSLAKKRARAEAIHDEAALKRLGSVVPFDVFQRVSRAEWDTLLFFYGVVMCVGGLSLIGYLSVISEVMYTQWDPILANTVVGILSAIVDNIPVMFAVLTMQPEMDLGNWLLVTLTAGVGGSLLSIGSAAGVALMGAAHGKYTFFGHLKWTPVIAIGYFVSIGAHLMINGHLFSS